A stretch of the Bdellovibrio sp. 22V genome encodes the following:
- the rimO gene encoding 30S ribosomal protein S12 methylthiotransferase RimO, with amino-acid sequence MKQETAANNKVHFISLGCPKNLVDSEIMAGTLMKDGYQVVGEADQADTVIVNTCGFIEDSKKESIQRILEMGELKQEGKIKKVVVAGCLTQRYKDELVEGLPEADLFVGSGEFQNIAKILKKSNDGDKQKTFFNLPTYLQEDETPRVNSQPGHRAYLKISEGCMKRCAFCAIPLIRGNLQSRSIDAIVAEARLLVAGGVKELIIISHDFTDYGWDIRRKDPTRKESPVELLKALDQVEGLQWIRLMYLYPDGITPEMVQVIKNSKKIVKYFDMPLQHINDQVLKSMNRKMTRDEIETALMNIREHIPEAVIRTQFIVGFPGETQEQFEELLNFIADQQFDRVGCFKYSPEENTPGGRMDNQVDEETKQYRHDAVMEIQQNISREKHRDFIGKTIEVIVEGFSEETDLLLQGRFWGQAPDIDGVVLINDGEAQVGDMVKVHITQSMEYDLLGEIVVEN; translated from the coding sequence ATGAAACAAGAGACAGCGGCAAATAACAAAGTTCATTTTATCTCTCTAGGTTGTCCTAAGAATCTTGTCGACAGTGAGATCATGGCCGGCACGTTGATGAAAGACGGCTACCAAGTCGTAGGCGAGGCGGATCAGGCGGACACAGTCATCGTGAACACGTGTGGCTTCATTGAAGATTCAAAGAAAGAATCTATTCAGCGCATTCTTGAAATGGGTGAGTTGAAGCAAGAAGGTAAAATCAAAAAAGTCGTCGTGGCGGGTTGTCTTACTCAACGTTACAAAGACGAACTTGTTGAGGGTCTTCCAGAGGCCGATCTTTTTGTTGGTTCTGGAGAGTTCCAAAACATCGCGAAGATTCTTAAAAAATCCAATGATGGCGACAAACAAAAAACATTCTTCAACCTTCCGACTTATTTGCAGGAAGATGAAACTCCGCGCGTGAACTCTCAACCGGGCCACCGTGCTTATTTAAAAATCTCTGAAGGTTGCATGAAGCGTTGTGCGTTCTGTGCGATTCCTTTGATCCGTGGAAATCTTCAATCTCGTTCGATTGATGCGATTGTTGCGGAAGCGAGACTTTTGGTTGCTGGCGGCGTTAAAGAGCTTATCATCATCAGCCATGATTTCACGGACTACGGTTGGGACATCCGTCGTAAAGATCCAACTCGTAAAGAAAGCCCTGTGGAACTTCTGAAAGCCTTGGATCAAGTTGAAGGTCTGCAATGGATTCGTTTGATGTACTTGTATCCAGATGGAATCACTCCAGAGATGGTTCAAGTAATTAAGAACAGCAAAAAGATCGTAAAGTATTTCGACATGCCTTTGCAGCACATCAACGATCAGGTTCTTAAGAGCATGAACCGCAAGATGACTCGTGACGAGATCGAGACAGCTTTGATGAATATTCGCGAACATATTCCTGAGGCTGTGATCCGCACGCAATTCATCGTGGGTTTCCCAGGCGAAACGCAAGAGCAGTTTGAAGAGCTTTTGAATTTCATCGCGGATCAACAATTCGACCGTGTAGGTTGTTTCAAATACTCACCTGAAGAAAACACTCCAGGCGGCCGTATGGACAACCAAGTTGATGAAGAGACAAAACAATATCGTCACGACGCCGTGATGGAAATTCAACAAAACATCTCTCGTGAAAAGCACAGAGACTTCATTGGTAAAACGATTGAAGTGATCGTCGAAGGCTTCAGTGAAGAAACTGATTTGTTGTTGCAAGGCCGTTTCTGGGGTCAAGCTCCAGACATCGACGGTGTCGTCTTGATCAACGATGGTGAAGCGCAAGTGGGTGACATGGTTAAAGTTCACATCACCCAAAGCATGGAATACGATCTTCTTGGTGAGATCGTTGTCGAGAACTAG
- a CDS encoding outer membrane lipoprotein carrier protein LolA, translated as MSKRFSILFFITSFIALFAMAATNGALQKVSSKYRAAKLVEMNVDKTVKSELLGKETKHSGKIYLASGKFRWENTTPEKSLLVFDGSTIWSEQTPPKEFGGPVQVAKGQVDKKTRSHILISSLMGANLEKNFKIKKETKDGDLVKLDVTPLYEDLTVKSLQVVLDTKSNTMKEINYTDDIGNLTTLSFSNVEFKKKEKKSLFKYQPPKGAQVTDL; from the coding sequence ATGTCTAAAAGATTCAGTATCTTGTTTTTTATCACGTCTTTCATCGCCCTGTTTGCGATGGCCGCTACAAACGGAGCTCTACAAAAAGTTTCAAGCAAGTATCGCGCGGCGAAACTTGTGGAGATGAATGTGGATAAGACGGTGAAGTCAGAACTTCTCGGAAAAGAAACAAAACACTCCGGAAAGATTTATTTGGCGAGCGGAAAGTTCCGTTGGGAAAACACGACGCCAGAAAAATCATTGCTGGTGTTTGACGGCTCGACCATTTGGAGTGAGCAAACTCCGCCAAAAGAATTCGGCGGTCCTGTGCAAGTTGCCAAAGGCCAGGTAGATAAAAAAACGCGCTCGCATATTTTGATTTCTTCGTTGATGGGCGCCAATCTTGAAAAGAATTTTAAAATTAAAAAAGAAACTAAAGATGGTGACCTGGTGAAGCTGGATGTGACTCCGCTTTATGAGGATCTCACGGTGAAGTCTCTGCAAGTGGTTTTGGATACAAAATCCAACACGATGAAAGAGATCAACTACACGGATGACATTGGCAATCTAACGACTCTCAGTTTTTCCAATGTCGAGTTTAAGAAAAAAGAAAAGAAAAGTTTGTTCAAATATCAACCTCCCAAAGGTGCACAGGTGACGGATCTATGA
- a CDS encoding protein-glutamine glutaminase family protein, which yields MKLFAFILALGFSLTGFASTKGVSAVRHAHESYDQALHRHLFLNTFQVQFPLDRESRSVPAERAKKPLKNLNLNDIPDVGSYADLENEFKYIRDTRFMKSQDPHFPRRMTWLYPDDGCYARAEMAKVELVDHHFPAPKKLFVFGNLYAKTSNSPTGDVQWWYHVAVTYRVGNEAYVFDPAVEPKRPLKITEWNDLIGGSKAVLQYSICSAHTFDPMMDCYHPHEMTTDEAIYEQKAFFSDEWDRLLELKRSPEKELGNYPPWLEN from the coding sequence ATGAAATTATTCGCATTCATTCTAGCTTTGGGATTTTCACTGACCGGTTTTGCATCAACAAAGGGCGTGTCTGCTGTTCGTCACGCGCATGAAAGCTATGATCAAGCTTTGCACCGCCACCTTTTCTTGAACACTTTCCAGGTTCAGTTTCCTCTCGACAGAGAATCCCGTTCCGTTCCCGCGGAGCGTGCGAAAAAGCCTTTGAAGAATCTAAATCTTAACGACATTCCGGATGTAGGTTCTTATGCTGACCTAGAGAACGAGTTTAAATACATCCGCGACACACGCTTCATGAAATCTCAGGACCCCCATTTTCCGCGTCGCATGACTTGGCTTTATCCCGATGACGGCTGTTACGCACGTGCTGAGATGGCGAAAGTGGAGCTCGTAGATCATCATTTCCCTGCTCCGAAAAAACTTTTTGTCTTCGGAAATCTGTATGCGAAAACATCGAACTCCCCGACAGGCGATGTTCAGTGGTGGTACCATGTGGCCGTCACATACCGCGTCGGCAACGAAGCTTATGTGTTCGATCCGGCTGTAGAGCCCAAGCGTCCTTTAAAAATCACAGAGTGGAACGATCTTATCGGCGGCAGCAAAGCGGTTCTTCAATACTCTATTTGTTCTGCGCACACATTTGATCCAATGATGGATTGCTATCATCCGCATGAGATGACGACGGATGAGGCGATTTATGAGCAGAAAGCTTTCTTCAGCGACGAGTGGGATCGTTTGCTTGAACTCAAGCGCAGCCCTGAAAAAGAACTAGGCAACTATCCGCCTTGGCTTGAGAACTAA
- a CDS encoding 23S rRNA (pseudouridine(1915)-N(3))-methyltransferase RlmH produces MKFVLYNLATAKEAWADEASELYKKKISFFVPFEIQTLKAKKSAREDADFKRNEESELLLKNINSDDYVVLFDERGSTFDSIQFSKKIENILGSSKKRAIFIIGGAFGVNEEVRKRADLKVALSPMVMNHLMAQAMSLEQIYRAFTIIKKIPYHNI; encoded by the coding sequence ATGAAATTCGTTTTGTACAATCTCGCGACGGCAAAGGAAGCTTGGGCTGACGAAGCCAGCGAGTTGTACAAAAAGAAAATCTCTTTCTTTGTTCCCTTCGAAATTCAAACGCTCAAAGCCAAGAAGTCTGCGCGTGAAGATGCGGACTTCAAGCGCAATGAAGAGTCCGAACTCCTTCTTAAAAATATCAATAGCGATGACTATGTAGTCCTCTTTGATGAAAGAGGCTCCACCTTTGATTCCATTCAGTTCTCGAAAAAAATAGAAAACATTTTGGGAAGTTCCAAGAAGCGCGCGATCTTTATTATCGGCGGCGCATTCGGAGTGAATGAAGAGGTCCGCAAAAGAGCTGACCTCAAAGTGGCGTTGTCGCCGATGGTGATGAACCATTTAATGGCTCAGGCAATGAGTCTAGAGCAGATCTATCGCGCTTTCACCATCATCAAAAAAATTCCGTATCACAATATTTAG
- the nadD gene encoding nicotinate (nicotinamide) nucleotide adenylyltransferase — protein sequence MKIGIFGGSFNPPHMGHINAIQTVAKKAGLGKVHIIPAAQNPLKTPVEGPTPEQRLELTRLAFGQYGDTYFVDDQEIKRGGMSYTIDTVMNLRKTYEAADLYLVVGADKFEELSQWKDYQKLLTEANLIVTTRPGYETPESLDEMPGYLKPMVSDFDFNFIELNTGRNIQFITLRDIEISASEVRKWLRTGKPVEKYLPLAVESYIKENKLYRNLGDRIGDFKKFTEFCADVLFAKKGINVRGFDLTGVASSSEYTLIASGTSTRHAAAMAENVVMAVKEEYNVHPQSVEGMDEGRWVLVDYGSLIVHVFYDFVRQEYSLENLWREGKDMGLKDPYVGKPEAKA from the coding sequence ATGAAAATTGGAATTTTTGGCGGAAGCTTTAATCCTCCTCATATGGGCCACATCAACGCCATTCAAACAGTGGCGAAAAAAGCGGGTCTTGGCAAAGTCCATATCATCCCTGCGGCTCAAAATCCTTTGAAGACGCCGGTTGAAGGCCCGACGCCTGAGCAGCGCTTGGAACTGACTCGTTTGGCATTCGGCCAATACGGTGACACTTACTTTGTTGACGATCAAGAGATCAAACGCGGTGGCATGAGCTACACAATCGATACAGTGATGAATCTTCGTAAAACATACGAAGCTGCGGATCTTTATCTTGTTGTCGGTGCAGATAAGTTTGAAGAGCTTTCTCAATGGAAAGACTATCAGAAGCTTTTGACGGAAGCGAATTTGATCGTCACGACTCGTCCTGGTTATGAAACACCGGAATCTTTGGATGAGATGCCAGGTTACTTGAAGCCGATGGTTTCTGATTTCGACTTTAACTTCATCGAGTTGAACACAGGCAGAAACATTCAGTTCATCACTTTGCGTGATATCGAGATTTCTGCCAGCGAAGTTCGTAAGTGGTTGCGCACAGGAAAGCCGGTTGAAAAATATCTTCCGTTGGCTGTTGAATCCTACATCAAAGAAAACAAGCTTTACAGAAACTTGGGCGACCGCATCGGTGACTTCAAAAAATTCACTGAGTTCTGTGCTGATGTTTTGTTCGCGAAAAAAGGTATCAACGTTCGTGGTTTCGACCTTACAGGCGTAGCTTCTTCCAGCGAATACACTTTGATTGCCTCGGGTACGTCGACTCGTCACGCGGCTGCGATGGCTGAAAACGTCGTGATGGCCGTAAAAGAAGAGTACAACGTTCATCCACAAAGCGTCGAAGGTATGGACGAAGGACGCTGGGTTCTTGTCGACTACGGCTCTTTGATCGTGCACGTGTTCTACGATTTCGTTCGTCAGGAATACAGCCTTGAAAACCTTTGGAGAGAAGGCAAGGACATGGGTCTTAAAGATCCTTATGTTGGAAAACCAGAGGCAAAAGCCTAA
- the obgE gene encoding GTPase ObgE, with amino-acid sequence MKFIDEVKITLASGRGGPGCVSYRRESLMPRGGPDGGDGGKGGDVIIRTSKHINSLVDIRPNKRYAAQNGHMGMGRQKAGPNGEDLVLIVPQGTVLRTLEGEIIVDMTGIEEHVLLKGGRGGKGNEFFKTSVNQAPDYAQPGEEGEEIEVKLELKLIADVGIIGFPNAGKSTLISRISAAKPKIADYPFTTLTPNLGVVKAGDYTSFVVADIPGLVKGAHEGVGLGIQFLKHIERTRLFIHLVDASGMSGRDPLQDFEDINYELKMYDEKNKDKEGFFPLATRPQFVVLNKIDTLGETQLLKLKNKFKEVSGSEPYAISAVTGKNIKEFIQELARQILKEEEE; translated from the coding sequence ATGAAATTTATCGATGAAGTCAAAATTACTTTAGCCTCTGGTCGTGGCGGTCCCGGTTGCGTGAGCTACCGCCGTGAATCTCTTATGCCTCGTGGTGGACCAGATGGTGGTGACGGTGGTAAAGGCGGCGACGTTATTATCCGCACGTCTAAACATATCAACTCTCTCGTCGATATAAGACCTAACAAACGTTACGCCGCTCAAAACGGACATATGGGTATGGGGCGCCAGAAGGCAGGGCCTAACGGGGAAGATCTTGTATTGATCGTTCCTCAAGGAACTGTACTTCGTACTCTTGAGGGCGAAATCATCGTTGATATGACCGGCATTGAAGAACACGTTCTGCTTAAAGGCGGACGTGGCGGTAAAGGCAATGAATTCTTCAAAACTTCAGTAAACCAGGCTCCAGACTATGCTCAACCTGGTGAAGAAGGCGAAGAGATCGAAGTGAAGCTTGAGCTGAAACTCATCGCGGACGTCGGTATCATCGGCTTCCCGAACGCGGGTAAATCTACTTTGATCTCGCGTATCTCTGCAGCGAAACCAAAAATTGCTGACTATCCGTTTACGACGCTAACACCAAATCTCGGTGTGGTGAAGGCGGGTGATTACACGTCTTTTGTTGTCGCTGACATTCCAGGATTGGTGAAGGGTGCGCACGAAGGCGTTGGACTCGGAATTCAATTCTTAAAACACATTGAACGTACACGTCTTTTCATTCACTTGGTGGATGCTTCGGGAATGTCAGGCCGTGATCCGCTTCAAGATTTTGAAGACATTAACTATGAACTCAAAATGTACGATGAAAAGAACAAGGACAAAGAGGGCTTTTTCCCTCTTGCCACGCGTCCTCAGTTTGTCGTGCTCAACAAAATCGACACTTTGGGTGAAACGCAGTTATTGAAACTAAAAAATAAATTTAAAGAAGTCTCGGGCTCAGAGCCATATGCGATTTCTGCCGTTACGGGTAAGAACATCAAAGAATTTATCCAAGAGCTCGCTCGTCAGATTTTAAAAGAGGAAGAAGAATAA